The window GTGTTCCCTTGCTTGGCGTGACCGACCCTGGGAAGCAGGCGCTGAGCAGTCACTCtacgtggggggggggggagagaggggaggagaaggggacaATGACCTTTATCTGCCTCTGAAGCTGGGCCCTGGAACCCTTACTCCCACATCAGGGAAGGGGAAGTTCCTGGAGAAGGCCCCAGtgaccccctccccccactctcaGTGGTAAcgtgtaatgggccagaactctggagaatgTCCCTGAAACAAGGATTCTCGCGAGGTACTAACTCGGTGGGACGATGAGACAGTGGGGGCCCAGCTTAGCCTGTGAGTTCTCTGGTTCAGTAGGACTGACTTAATCTTACAACCAATAATGGCTCCCTTGTGATAGAATGACTGGCTGAGACTCGGTGTCCTGTCAGGATGTGACTGTAACAGAGCATAAACGGGACAAACCCTGCCAGTCAGACTCCCAGAAGACAGAAGGCTggggcgggagctcaagctctgggaGCCAAGGAGACCTTCCACCTCCCTCCATCGGGGAGGCCAACCTGTCCTCCTGCTCCCCTCACTGAGGCCAAAGCCCATCTGAAGGCCTCCGCAAAGCTGGCCGGGCCCCAGGCGAGGAGCCAGACtgagaagaagacaataaagaattgGGACTTTGTCCCAGGCTATTCTCCTGGGGATTCCTCAGCGGGTCCCGAGAGCTCCAGAAAGTCAACAGGAATGTTAAGGTGACGCCCTGAGCACCTCTCCCTGGACACAGGAACATGACTGGGAGACAAAGAACAGGGAGGGCTGAGCTGGGAGGCTTGGGCGGGGGGACCCCAGGGAAAACGCACAGAAAGAGCCACACAAGTCCGAGATGTTCAAGGTTTATTAAAGCATCTTGATGTTGAGTCACAGAGACAAGAAACAGTGGGCTTTTCTGGAAGGCCCAGCCGAGGTCACTGGGGGaggcccctcccccttcccctgccTGGGGTGCGTCTGGAGTTCAGCACTTTGGAAACTTTAAGGTCCCCCGTGACTCCAAGTTAAGAAAGCTGATCTCCTTTATTgtgcaatttaaaataaaaaccagagGGAAAAGACACCCACACCCTGCTGGGGTCTCCCCAGGAGGCCCCTCCAAGAGGCCAGCGGGGGCGAGAGGCTGCGTGGGGAGGCTGGTTGCACCTTCTGCCAGAGAAAGAGGCCGTGGGGGACCTTGGGGCCAGCAACTCCCCGGACCCTTCCCCGTGACTGAATTCTACACCAGCCCACTCGCTTCTCCCGAAGGCAGCGAGCCGTGGCCTGGGCCCACAGAGCCTCTGCCCCAGCCCAGACCCACCACCCAGGCCCAGAGAGACACCACCAGGGCCCACAGAGCCCAGGCCACAGAGCTGAGTGGGTCACTTTTACCCAGCCTGACATTCGGGAGATTCGAGCAGCACCAGGCCATGACACCCCGGGCCCCGGGCCAAGGTTGTTGGCACACAAGGGCCCAGCCCACCTCGTTCCAGTGGGAAAGCCCCTCTGATGGCGGCAGACTGGGACAGACGGGCCTTCCCTGCCTGGCTACAGGTACAAGGATGGAGGTCAGACCTCCCCGAGCGGCTCCTACCAGCCCCTAAAGGAGATCTGACCTCGAGGGAGAAAATCCTTCTGGTCCCTGCTCCAGCCCCCACGTCCCCCCGAGGCTCTAAGCAGGGCAAACCCTTGGCCCAGGATGCCCTGGCTGAGCCAGCCGGGCTGGACCTGCCTTGTGCGCCCCCTGGTGCTGCAAGATGAGGCCGGGCTTTGGGTCGCCCGACCCAACACGCGGCACATCCACGCCAGAGGCAGATGGAGAGCAGCCCCCAGCCCCCGAGCGGGTCACAAGAGACAAACTCGGccggtgggggaggggggatggaAAGCgcccatacacacacacttctcgGCCTGGGTCTCGCTGCCCAGACCCAGGAGCCCAAGGTCCTGCCTTCCAGACACACACAAAGCTGCCAGGAAAGCCAGAGGGGCCCCACTGTGTGCCTGGGGGTTCTGGGGAGCAGCAGCCGGAGGAGCCCCACTGTGTGCAGGGAGGCTCTGGGGGGTCAGCAGTTTTCCAATGCCACGAGAGCCCTTGGCCAACGCGGGTTCTGCCAGCTCCTCCAGGGACTCCTCCGGGGGCCGGGccccacacaaacacacacaagcaGCCTCGTCTGTTCGAACCTTTAATTTAATCGTCATTTGTGTCGGGGGCTCAGACCCCGGCCCGCTCCAGCACAGACGGTCACATGATAGGCGTTTGCAGATTAATGGCGCAAGCAGGACAAGGAGGGGCCGCGGGGTCTCAGTCCTCGATCGTGTCTTTCTTGCCCGTCTCCTGCCCCTCAAACAGAGGGTACCTGGCTTCCACGTCGGCCCACGTCAGGGTGCCATTGGCCAAACTGCAGACCACCTTGGGGAGGTCAGTGATCTGAGGTGGGGGAGGAAAAGGATGGCCGTCAGACGCCGCTTTGGGGCCCCCACAGCGAGAGCGTCCCATCACACCCCGCCCCCCTAAGGTCTGCCCTGGAGGGCCCCCCCCCTTTGCCAGCCTGACACCGCTCCCGTCCCCTCCCGGCACCTCAGGGCCCCCAGACCACAGGCCTCCGACTCGAGGAACAGAAGTGCCGTGGCCCCAGgcgcccccctcccccaggacTATCCCCGGAGCCTATGgaagccccctcccccaccttccttccttcacacAGACTGCGGCCCACCCAACAAGCCCCAGTAGAGCCTCCAGACGAGGCCTGGTCCGGCAACCTCCCAGAGGCCCCCCGGGCTCCCGCTACCCCCACGACAGCTGAAGGCGCCCACCTCGGCGCGGATCTGGCGCATGGAGTCCCGGTCTCGCAGGGTGGCCGTGTGAGGGGTCTTGTTCACGGTGTCAAAGTCGATGGTGATCCCGAAGGCGATGCCGATCTCGTCCGTCCTGGCGTAGCGCTTCCCGATGGAGCCGGAGGAGTCGTCCACCTTGTGGGACACCCCATTCCTGGTCAGGGCTTCAGCTGTCACGGGGACACGGGGATGAGAAGCCCGCTCTCAGCGAGACGGAGGGTCCAACAGCCGAGAAGTGGGCCCTCCCACCGGGGGCGGACCCAGGAACCCCGAGCGGGCCCGGGGTCTACCTTGCTCAACCTTCttagagaagggggagaggcagGGGTTGGGTTTTGGGGGCTTGGTTTCTCCCTCCCTAGTTTCCCAtggtgagaggaaggaggaggggtcAGGAGAGGGTTTTATAGGGGAAGGTTTAAGAGGGGTTTTGGGAGGTTTTTGAAAGAGCCCTTTTGTAGATGTGTCCAGGACCCGGCCCCGGGAGGTGGTTGCAACTCCTTGGTCCCTCCCAGACCCATGGGTTTGGGTTTTCCAGTTCCAAGTTTTGACGAAGGGGATGAATCCTGTTCTGCTAGGGGAGGAAATTTAAAGGGGGGCATAAAGGGGggaagtgaggaggaagaggggaagggtgGGAAGAATGGGATTATTAAGCATCTTGTGAGGAAaggtaaaagaggggaaaagagggttttAGGTTTGAAGGGGAAAAGCAAAGATGGCCCTGGTATTTAGGCGTAGAACCCACCCTTTCCTATTTTTGGAGGGAAGTGTGTTTAAACTGTTATGATTCCTGGGAAAGGGCGGTTTATAAGTTGAATTTTTTCATGAAAAGAAAGGCGGCATAAGGGTGGGGAGGGGCCGAAACAGAGGACCGTGGGGCCCTTGTGCCGGGGAGCCCTGTTGGGGAAGTGGGTGAAGGCCCCGGGGCACAGAGAGCCCGATGTTTAAGTTTGCCGGGGAAGCCCAGAGCCCAGAATGGCCCCCGCAAGGGCCCCCGGGCCCTTGGAGCGTTTCCCTGCCGCTGAATGTCTTGGTCCCTGGAATGTTTTCTTCAGTTCCCGATGGTGAACTCCTGGCCAAAGGCCCAAAACAAAGGGTTTGGGGTGTACttttgggatgtgtgtgtgtgggggtttGTGAGGAAATGTACATACGTGTAGTAATGTGTTGGGTATatccttggggggggggagggggcccaATGGAAAACCCAGAGGTTTAGAAGGAGGGGGGTTTCCTGTTCggaatttcttttccctccccttggGGTTTTTTTACAGGTTTATTTGTGGTTGGGGGGGTGTTTGGACCAGCGGGGCTTTTTAGGTGATGGCCGTTTTACtaaatgaaaattgatttttgtGGGGGGGTAGGACGGGGGATTCAATTGGGGGGTGCCCCGGTCCCTGTAGGTGTTGCCGGTGGCCCCTAGGAGATAGAGGGTTTGAAATTCCCTTGAGAAGTCCCTCCCCAATGGTGTTTGTTCCAGGGACATTGTCgcccaatttttgtttttaaaaggagggaaaaagggaagggctACCCCCCTTTGGGGTCCCAGATTTTGTAGAGTGGCAAATTAAACAGCCCCCCCCTTTGAGTGTCCGGCCCCAGACGGGGGTTTTTCCCAACTTGCCCGCCCGCCCCCTGCCACCAAGGGTTCCAACCCCCCCACCTCCTCGTTTCAGTTTGGTCCTCAGGCAGATCCAGCCCGGCCCTCCCAGAGACGGTTTGTATTGAAGGGGGGACCTGCCCGTGCCCGGACTCCTAAGGGCCCGGACTTGAGCGGGAGGGAGGTTTGAGCCGCCCGCCCCAAAGGGGGGCGCAGAGCAGGAATGGGCCGAGGCCCCCCTGGGGCAGGTGGCTTTTATTGGCAGGTGAGGTCAGAGGACCGGCAGCCCTCTCATCCAGCCCCTTAGGGAGAAGCGCCCAGTCGTTTCTCCCAGGGCGGGGGGGCCCCTCCCAAGCACCAAGggagtggaggggaggggaaaacagAGGCCGCCAAGGTTGGTGGACTTGACAACAGCTCCGCCCATTCCAGGGAACACCAGGAGCGAAAACCCTGTGAGTTGGCACAGGCTACGGAGCCAGGGAAGAAACAAGTACTTAGAGCAGCTCAGTCTGAGTGAGGGGGCCCAAGCCCCAGGGAACGGTTGAACAAGCTGGGGTATGGACTGTGAGAGAGCAGCCCAGAGCTGCAGGGAGAGATGGGGGGACGGCAGCGCTGAGGGGAGAGGGGGGATGGCAGCGCTGCAGGGAGAGATTGGGAGGGGGAGCGGGGCGGttaagaaaagcctggaaaatttGGATGGATGGCTCCAGAGCCAAGTGAGAAAGATGACCAAGTGCAGAAGCCGCAGCCCCCTCCAAATCAATCCCATGCTGGAGAACTCATGAGGAAAAGCAGACTCCGAGCCCAGCTGGAAGCCGCCCATTCCCTTCTGGGGTTCCCCCACTATAGCTAACGGGAAACGTTCTGTCCCAACCCAGAACCTGCTGGGGACCTTTTCaatggtgggggaagggagagggaatcTGGAACTCCAAATGCACAGAGCTGAGTCCAACAAAGAGGAGAGTTTAGAAACCCCACCCAAGCAGCGGCTCCCTCTGCCTCCGCCCCCCTTCCCTGCTGGGACAACCTCTGCTCAGTTCTGCCACCCCGAGGGCTGTTCCAGCCGCTCACTTAAGTGGGAGCTGTGTCACCCCAAACCCTGCCGGGGCCGTCTGTCCTGTCCCCCACGTGGGGGAGCACATTCTGCCTCCttgcccccttccccctcctcaccCCCAGGGCTgatgagaaggggaaggagaggggccGCCCCCGCCGGGGCCAAGGCTTCTCTTGGTACTCACGTAGGACGTTTTGGCCTCGGCGTCCCAACAGTCACAGGCGTAATGCGCCATCTCGTTGTCCATGTGCTGCCGGAACCGAAGCTTCTCCGGGGACACCCCCACCTTGGTGAGGTAGAGGTAGATCCGGCCGATGAAGTAGCCCAGCACGGAGTTGTTGATCACCCCCTGGAAGAACATGGGGATGCAAAGTCAGCCACGGGAAGGTCCGACCTGATCCAGCCGGCCCGCCCCGGTTCTGCTGCCCTCCCCGGTACAGCCTCGCATGAACAGGGGCTTTAATCACATTGGCTCAACAGGCCTCAAAGCAGCGAAACAGGCCTTTGTCCGAGGCTCCATCTCCATTAAGGTCGGTCGGTGCTTGCTTACCTTGGGTTACTCCCTGAGCGACCGCTTCTGCCTCAACCCCGCTGGGTCCCCTCTCTTGGGCCACCTCCCCCTCTCCCTAACAagtccctcccccttcctcacgGACACTGCTCCTCCTTGTCGTGCCCCGGGGCCCCGAGCAGCCCCAAACATGGCTCATGCCCAATACGGCCTGCTGGCTGACAACCAGACTCACTCCCAGCCCCGGAACCATGACCAATCCCAAGCCACCACCCAGAACCAGCACGACCCCACCACactaagatttttaaaacaaGCTCTTGGGGCTCGCAGGGCCAAGGCAAGACAGCAATATGTCCCAAGGCACCAGAGACAGCTTTCTCCAAGTCGTTAAAAAAAGGGACCGTGCAGGGGAGCCCACAGCGAGGCACCAGGGGGCACGCGGCCCAACGTCAGCCTCTCTGGGATGGCAGGGCCCGCCCCAGATGCCAGCCGTTCTCCCATCCCCAGGGCGCCCCCCCGCCAGGACAGAGGCCGGGACGCGCTCGCTCACCTGCTCCACCGCGTCCCCCAGGCGCATCTTGTGTGCGGATTGGCCGCTGACCTGGGCCTTGGCTGAGTACAGGGAGATGGTGAGGTCCGCCACGCTGTCAAACTTCGGGTGCTGTTTTTCCTTGGGGTCAACAAAGTGCTCGATCTCTGCCATCGTGAATTCTCTGAAACCAAAGACAAAGAGCCGTGATCCCCGCGTTCGGCGTCTCCTTCGTTTCTCCTTCCCAAGACAATCGGACCCTCCATCTCACCCCATGACCACAACGAGCCCCCGCCGGGCCCGAGGCCACCAGCGGGCGAGATGCCATCCCCCGGCAATGGCCAAATGGCGCTTGGGAAGACGAGTGTGAAGGGCAGAAATGCGCTATCTCTGGTCTTTAATTCAAGCACAACTTCCCCCATGGCCTCCACAACTGCCTCCCACAAAGAAAAACAGACGTAACAGAGACTGCGGAGCCCCCGGGGCCACAGAGGAAGTGGGAGGGCTGGGCCCCCGAGGGCCTGCTCCTGGCCAAGTTCTGGCCAGTACAAGTGATCGTCACCACAGCTGCAAACACTCCCCCGGCACCTTGTGTGGGCCGGGCCCCATGCTCAGCACTTATTCAGGGTCTCCTTTGACCCTCACAACCCTAGGGGGCTGGGGCCACTTGTGCTGGGCTTACAGAGGAGGAGGCTTGTCAGGCTCACTCAGTCAGGCTGAATCTGAATTCAGGCCCGGGCTCTGGGACTGTGGCAGCCGATCACGGTCCCCGAGTCACCAGTTAAGATGGAGAGACCCTGCTCCCCAAGACAACATTTTGCAGGAGCTGCTTTTTCACTTTGTCCTCTGCGTTTTTCTCTCCAAGCACGGCCTGGGTCTCGGCACCACTGGGCCAGCCCCCAAGGTTCCCCAGGGACCAGGCTGCGGAGGCACCCAAGGTCCTGGGGAGCAGCAAGAACCATGAAGTCACGGAGCCTCCAGGGCAACATGGCCGGCCAGAGAGTACAGCCGGGGGCCAGAGGGCACAGCCAGAGGGCGCAGTCAGCCAGAGGGCGCAGTCAGCCAGAGGGCGCAGTCAGCCAGAGGGCACAGCTGGCTAAAGGACACAGCCAGTCAGAGAGCATAGCTGGACACTGGAGGAGTCTGATGCAAGCCCGTCAGTGAGctctgccttcatttcctcagctgtaaaacagCATCTGCCTCCCACGGTTGCTGCCAGCATCGACCGAGGGGGCGTTTGTGACACCCGTGgcagagcctggcacacagtgggcacctgatccctcctccctcccctcccaagTCTCCATTCTGACAAAGGGGATCTTTGGCTTTGGGCACGAGTCCAGCAAATACTAAGCACCCACTGGATGCAGTGCTATTGTGTGCTCTGAGGAAAGCCAGCAGGGCCAGAGCCTTAAATGGGAACACGGGGAAGTGCCGGGCTGCCTGACGTGACACCGACAAGCCCTTGCCTCTGACACTGGCTAGGGCAGTGCCGCTGCTGCAGGCAGGCAGAACCAGGAGCCGCCCTAGGCCCGTGGGGCCCGCACAAAGCCATCCTTGGCCTTGGGGAGCACGGCCCACCCACAGGGGCTGAAGGGCAGCTGGGGCTGGGCCACAGGTTAAACCTCAGgcctcaaatcctgcctcagctcATCCTGGTTCAGCCTCTCCAAGCCTCCCGTCCCCTCCATTATGGCACCTCCTGAGACCCCTCAGATGGAAGGGTCTCGGACGGGCACCCACAGGTGGTCCCTCCACAAACGTCGCTGTTGTTTTAAACAAAGCATTTGTTGTAAGAGCCGGATCTCAGGTTTAGGGGGTGGTGAGAGAGGGCAGAGGGGGCCATCCCCACCAAAATCTACCTTAAAAATGACTCactggatgggggtgggggaggaccACTGGCCTGGACTAGCAGGGAGAAGGCCCAATAGGGCCCCGCAGAGCTGCCAGGGCTTGCCTCCCTTACCGCAGTGCCAGGGGCACTGAGGGCACCTTGCCAGAAAACCAGCCCTTGTGCCAGCGGGGCTGCCCATGGCTCTCCCATGAGGCGCTTCctactggggaggggaggggtggtCCCCCAGGATTCCGCCAGCCGTGCGTTCCCCCCCAGGCCCGGCAGACAAAGGGTGCCCAGAGAACAAGAGGCTACCTGACTCGAATCAGTCCGGAGCGAGGGGAGATCTCATTGCGGAAGGAATTGCCGATCTGGGCGGCAGCAAAGGGCAGCTTTCCCTGGTTGAACTCCAGAAGCCGTTTGAAGTTGAGGAAGATTCCCTGGGCAGTCTCCGGCCTCAGGTAGCTGGACATGAGAAGCCAGGTCAGTGCGGGCGGCCCCGTCACACACGGCCGCCTGCGCTGCCGACCCAGAGATTTCAGAACTGTCTAAACCAACGTCACAAAAAAGCGTTTTCCCCAAACTTCTCCAGGCTCCAGACGCCCTGCCGAGAGCAGGCTCTGACATCAGCCACTTCCTTCTCAGGAAAAGCTGGGCACTCTGGGCCTTCCTAATGGGCCCCCTCCCCTGCAGCCAGGGGTCAGCTACCTGAAGAGGCTCGGCCCTGAGGTGAGACCCAAGGCCTGGATTCTTGCGTGCATtctcagtcacacacacacacagtctctgtctctgtctctgtttctctctctctctgtgtcacactcacacacacacagccctgtCCCAAGGCCAACCCAGCCCTGTCCTTGGGGACCCAGGTCACGCCACCAGAGGAGGGAGCTCCCAGCCGGGGGCACCTCGAGGTCCTTGCCCTCCCAAGGCCGGGGTCACTCACCCAGGCATGTTCCCTCCAGGCCCGATGAAGGTCTTGAACATCAGGTTGAACGCCACCGGAGGGGAGAGATCGTTTCCGGTGATGGGGGACTTGACGTTGTAGTTCACAAAGAGGTCCGCCAGCTGCTCCTGGCCGTAATTGTCCAGCTGCCAAAGCACACGGCGGCGGTCAGGGCCCACCCTCAGACAGCCGCCCCCGAGGCCCAGGCAGGGGCACGGGCAGGACCTCGGCCgccttgaagaggaccatgtcaCAGCTGCTGAAGGCCAccgccccctcccccactgcAGAAAGGCCCCATCCCCTTCCACATC of the Sarcophilus harrisii chromosome 1, mSarHar1.11, whole genome shotgun sequence genome contains:
- the GARS1 gene encoding glycine--tRNA ligase — encoded protein: MHPRRALLLLLPVLPPVLPAARRVRPLGQSPLPRAAGPAPARRSSSSVAASRARPQGRAMDGAQAQAEAALGPFRLAVRQQGDLVRKLKEDKAPQVDIDRAVAELKARKRILEAKELALQPKDDIVDRVKMEDTLKRRFFYDQAFAIYGGVSGLYDLGPVGCALKNNIIHIWRQHFIQEEQILEIDCTMLTPEPVLKTSGHVDKFADFMVKDVKSGECFRADHLLKAHLQKLMSDKKCSAEKKSEMEGVLIQLDNYGQEQLADLFVNYNVKSPITGNDLSPPVAFNLMFKTFIGPGGNMPGYLRPETAQGIFLNFKRLLEFNQGKLPFAAAQIGNSFRNEISPRSGLIRVREFTMAEIEHFVDPKEKQHPKFDSVADLTISLYSAKAQVSGQSAHKMRLGDAVEQGVINNSVLGYFIGRIYLYLTKVGVSPEKLRFRQHMDNEMAHYACDCWDAEAKTSYVSTKRSLGPGGGGPSPSPSHQPWGLSKRASHPRVPVTAEALTRNGVSHKVDDSSGSIGKRYARTDEIGIAFGITIDFDTVNKTPHTATLRDRDSMRQIRAEITDLPKVVCSLANGTLTWADVEARYPLFEGQETGKKDTIED